In Vitis vinifera cultivar Pinot Noir 40024 chromosome 17, ASM3070453v1, one genomic interval encodes:
- the LOC100242243 gene encoding transcription factor MYB62, translating to MRIAMSTLSKSASSSSEEDAELRRGPWTLEEDTLLIHYIASHGEGRWNLLAKCSGLRRTGKSCRLRWLNYLKPDVKRGNLTPQEQLLILELHSKWGNRWSKIAQHLPGRTDNEIKNYWRTRVQKQARHLKIDSNSRAFQDVIRCVWMPRLLQKIEGSSSTSSTTSQVSIIPQSLNHADSQQHSAAAPPPVVAQAPVQGPLSINETINNLEHNEKNSSSENCTSPSICSSESMNISQISQIPDYPTSPFQAMSNSDDYSTLLKGYYNVDNSNYEMETFNLASMSAPQGDFENPVGDCPMVESNWVDSDLADSLWNMDELWQFWKLQEGAPRLF from the exons ATGAGAATAGCCATGTCTACTTTGAGCAAGAGTGCAAGCAGTTCAAGTGAAGAAGATGCTGAGCTCAGAAGGGGGCCATGGACTCTTGAAGAAGACACTCTTCTCATTCACTACATTGCTTCTCATGGCGAAGGCCGTTGGAATTTGCTAGCAAAGTGTTCAG GACTGAGGAGAACTGGCAAGAGTTGCAGATTGAGATGGTTGAATTATCTGAAACCAGATGTCAAGCGCGGAAATCTCACTCCACAAGAACAGCTCTTGATTCTTGAACTCCATTCCAAGTGGGGCAACAG GTGGTCCAAGATTGCACAACACTTGCCTGGAAGGACagataatgaaataaagaactACTGGAGAACTCGGGTTCAGAAACAAGCAAGGCATCTTAAGATTGATTCCAACAGCAGGGCATTCCAAGATGTGATTCGGTGTGTGTGGATGCCAAGGTTGCTTCAAAAGATAGAAGGGTCATCCTCTACGTCATCCACAACATCCCAAGTGTCCATAATTCCTCAATCTCTCAACCATGCCGATTCTCAGCAGCATTCAGCAGCAGCACCACCACCAGTAGTAGCACAAGCTCCTGTGCAAGGGCCCCTCAGTATAAACGAAACAATCAACAATTTGGAACATAATGAGAAGAATTCAAGCTCAGAGAACTGCACCAGCCCAAGTATATGCTCTTCGGAATCCATGAACATCTCACAAATCTCTCAAATTCCAGACTACCCAACAAGTCCTTTTCAGGCCATGAGCAACAGTGACGATTACAGCACACTCCTGAAGGGTTATTATAATGTCGACAACAGTAACTATGAGATGGAAACCTTCAACTTGGCATCCATGTCAGCGCCACAGGGGGACTTCGAAAATCCAGTTGGGGACTGCCCCATGGTGGAAAGCAATTGGGTGGATAGTGATTTGGCAGATAGCCTATGGAACATGGATGAATTGTGGCAGTTTTGGAAGCTACAAGAGGGGGCACCTAGGCTCTTTTAA